The sequence below is a genomic window from Daphnia pulicaria isolate SC F1-1A chromosome 6, SC_F0-13Bv2, whole genome shotgun sequence.
tagtgtattggacatcgattaacaaatcgtgtaacaagaaatttgtttcaacttgtaaaacaatttatatcgtcatttcaaattcattgaagttgtgttttcacttcctggaagattttctaacaactcttatttctatttcttttccttcatgagtgtcttaatagattcattgattttaaagacttgaaatagtgtattggacatcgattaacatatcgtgtaacaagaaatttgtttaaacttgtaaaacaatttatatcgtcatttcaaattcattgaagttgtgttttcacttcctggaagattttctatcaactcttatttctatttcttttccttcaagagtgtcttaatagattcattgattttaaatacttgaaatagtgtattggacatcgattaacatatcctgtaacaggaaaacccttgaaatttgtaaaacaatcagaatcgtcatttcaaattcattgaagtagtgattttaagttcctggaagattttctatcaacccttatttctatttcttttccttcatgagtgtctgaatagattcattgattttaaagactttaaaaagcgtattggacatcgaattaacatatcgtgtaacaagaaatttgtttaaacttgtaaaacaatttatatcgttatttcaaattcattgaagtagtgattttcacttcctggaagattttctatcaactcttatttctatttcttttccttcatgagtgtcttaataggttcattgattttaaagactttaaatagcttattggacatcgaattaacatatcgtgtaacaagaaatttgtttaaacttgtaaaacaatttatatcgtcatttcaaattcattgaagttgtgttttcacttcctggaagattttctaacaactcttatttctatttcttttccttcatgagtgtcttaatagattcattgattttaaagacttgaaatagtgtattggacatcgattaacatatcgtgtaacaagaaatttgtttaaacttgtaaaacaatttatatcgtcatttcaaattcattgaagttgtgttttcacttcctggaagattttctatcaacccttatttctatttcttttccttcatgagtgtcttaatagattcattgattttaaagacttgaaatagtgtattggacattgattaacatgtcgtgtaacaagaaatttgtttaaacttgtaaaacaatttatatcgtcatttcaaattcattgaagttgtgttttcacttcctggaagattttctatcaactcttatttctatttcttttccttcatgagtgtctgaatagattcattgattttaaagactttaaatagcgtattggacatcgaattaacatatcgtgtaacaagaaatttgtttaaacttgtaaaacaatttatatcgtcatttcaaattcattgaagttgtgttttcacttcctggaagattttctatcaacccttatttctatttcttttccttcatgagtatcttaatagattcattgattttaaagacttgaaatagtgtattggacatcgattaatatatcgtgtaacaagaaatttgtttaaacttgtaaaacaatttatatcgtcatttcaaattcattgaagttgtgttttcacttcctggaagattttctatcaacccttatttctatttcttttccttcatgagtgtcttaatagattcattgattttaaagactttaaatagcgtattggacatcgaattaacatatcgtgtaacaagaaatttgtttaaacttgtaaaacaatttatatcgtcatttcaaattcattgaagttgtgttttcacttcctggaagattttctatcaactcttatttctatttctttcccttcatgagtgtcttaataggttcattgattttaaagactttaaatagcgtattggacatcgaattaacatatcgtgtaacaagaaatttgtttaaacttgtaaaacaatttatatcgtcatttcaaattcattgaagttgtgttttcacttcctggaagattttctatcaactctaatttctatttctcttccttcatgagtgtcttaatagattcattgattttaaagacttgaaatagtgtattggacatcgattaacatatcctgtaacagggaaacccttgaaatttgtaaaacaatcagaatcgtcatttcaaattcaatgtatCAACCCTTCAATCAAAGtattgattttcagttcctggaagattttctatcaaccctcgGCAAGGCTctaaccactcggccaactGTTCTTCCTAGATAAGCgaattttttggaattatatatgcgtattttatcagtttagtctTAATGTACAAAAtatggttattctcactacgcactcttcttccttgccaaGGTATTCTCCCTATGCGTAGTCAATCAAGATGGACttgccctgtcttgattgactgtgtGTGCGAATTTCAGCAAGTAATCCGCTAaataatgaggaaaacaaacaatagttaaataaCTTAAATGGATCTGTTAAAACtcgcacagaaaaaaaaaaatgcgtttagaaaaaaatgttttaattaaaaaaacaaaattatttttataatattttccaACTTCATAaaatttccttaaaaataaaaaaaaaataaaaaggtttacCCGGGTATTGAACAAATGGCGTACGGCACCGTAGCACAAGGCACAAGGCGCATTTCTCCAACCACTCGGCCAACTGTTCCTCCTAGATAAGCGAATTTTTTGGCTTATATATGcatattttatcagtttagtctaAATGTACAAAAtatggttattctcactacgcactcttcttccttgccaaGGTATTCTCCCTATGCGTAGTCAATCAAGATGGACttgccctgtcttgattgactgtatgtgcAAATTACAGCAAATAATCCGCTAAATAATGAGGAAAACAGACAATAGTTAAATCACTTAAATTAATCTGTTAAAACtcgcacagaaaaaaaattgtgtttagaacagaaatctcttttttattaaatatacAAAATCATGTATATAATTATTTCCAACTtcataaaacttccttaaatataaaaaaaataaagtcttaccccgggtattgaacagctggctcacggcACTCTAGCACTTGGCGCAAGGCACAAGGCTCATgccactggcgcaactgttccccttagataagcgaagttttggtcattataaatgcgtaCGAGTAacagtaacctgagccccagtcaaatccggggaactttggtctagcgtcAAGTCGGACTGTTTTgatattcgcttttctgtagcttaatcatctgcccgtaatagatttttttcgtgggaaatctgcccagtaccttacttgaagatttcgtcatcacggcgaagacatctggtgttgggcatgtttgggcatgttccattatgggggaggagcctgtgttgacacattgttgacacatgaataagcctttccccaaaaaagcttgctgttttattatatatggattttatcagtttagtccataatgtacaatatatggttattctcactacgcactcttctctcttcttccttgcccaggaaatctctatgcaaagctaatcaagatggacctgccttgtcttgattgactgtatgtgcgaaTAACGTTAagtagctaatccgctaaaaaataaagaaaacaaacaatagtgaaatagatctgttaaaccttcacacaaaaaaattgtgtttagaacagaaatctctttttattaaatttaaaaaatcatgtaTATAATTATTTCCAACTTCACAAAACTtccttaaatataaaaaataaaaagtcttaccccgggcattgaacagctggctcacggcACTCTAGCACTTGGCGCAAGGCACAAGGCTCACaccactggcgcaactgttccccttagataagcaaatttttggtcattataaatgcgtattttatcagtttagtccataatgtacaatatatggttattctcactacttactcttctctcttcttccttgcccaggaaatCTCTATGCAAAGCTAATCAAGACGAACCTGCcttgtcttgattgactgtatgtgcgaattacattaagtagctaatccgctaaaaaataaggaaaacaaacaatagttaaatagatctgtcaaaccttcacaaaaaaaattgtgttttgaacagaaatctctttttattaaatttacaaaatcatgTATATAATTATTTCCAACTTCATAAaacatccatatataataaaagaacaagcttttgagggaggagcctgtgtctgtcacggataatgtgtcaacacatgctcctcccccaaaagcacgatttgaaaatttttgaggGTTAACTTTTGAGcagttttttgtgtttttcttcaatgccaatgcaaaatattatttataaaGAGAAATCTTatggttttattgtagaataagGTATTACACGCCGATTTAGAACGATAATTAGCTTTATAAGTGAAAGGAAAGGTATCcagcacgatttgaaaattttttagggGTAACTTTtgagcagttttttttttttgtttttttcaacgccaatgcaacccaCGATTTATAAAGAATAATCTCgtggttttattgtagaataagGTATTACACACCGATTTAGAACCATAATtatctttataaatgatagggAAGGTATCCagcacgatttgaaaaatttttgagGGATATTTTTTTAGCagtgtttttggtttttcttcaacgcgaATGCAAACAACGCTAAaacactatgaaaatcttgaagtcataacacgaaaatgtcaaaaaaatggtgaaagtagattttcaaacatgaataactttgaaatcctatggggtaatggaatattttcccttttccttaTTATGGGAACTCCGGATttcggatttcgaccgtggtactctatgaaaatcttgaaatcgttacacgaaaatgaaaaaaaaatgatgaaagtagattttcaaacatgaataacttttgaaatcctatggggtaatggaatatttgcccctctacgtattatggacactcccttggAGGATTtatagttgaattttcgttaagGTAACGCAGTTTTCGACTGTGGGAtactatgaaaatcttgaaatcgtaacaagaaaatgtcaacaaaaaatgatgaaagtagattttcaaacatgaataactttccctactaacacggcccatccaatttatgtaagatgtaggTTAATATGGGATGAATACATCCAGGTCACAATTggggggcggtagtatagcgtagatataaatttattcggatctaggatgggatgaaataaagaatattcatcgtagatccaccagcgtatattcattaatatactgattgtacgtcaaagtaatatacccgggggtatgattttgttgtgataccatttggtacatacacagaatgtgcatcacagtataaccatataaggtacacagtggacgaaaaagctaaagAATATCTCTATTTCCAATACCCACAAACATTTGTTCCTCAAATGTATGAACAGTTGGTCAAATGGTTAGAGAGGtgagctacggaattgaaagtcagtagttcaagtctcggggtagacttttatcttttaatttctgacagaaatcatatccaaagatggatgttatttaaggatactgtgtatacacaaaccggtatattcaagggacatacaaatggtacgtgcggggaaggggaaataaggatcaccatgaagcattccatggatatgctgtttgtatctcccttatccttgggagtacgctgcggtcatatccatggtacatcCCCTTACGAAAAAATCAGCTAAGCGCTCGACCTTGAAGCTAGCGGCAAGCTGATTTGGCTCAACTTAGTGATTTCTAGCTTGCCGCTAGCTGGTAATTATGTGAATTTCTTCATGCTTGCGCAGCTCTCCTTCAAAATACCTGAACATAAGGTAAACTATTTTAGCCTGCCTCCGCATAGCTTACTTCAAGCTAAAGCTATGCTTAGAACTCCTAGCTTGATTCGACCTGTCTTTTTTAAGCTATATCTAAGCTAGTATTTATATGCTGGATAAGGTAAACTGTTTTAGCCTACCTCCGAATAGCTTGCTTCAAGCTAAAGCTATGCTTAGAACCCCTAGCTTTATTCGACCTGTCTTTTTAAAGCTATATCTAAGCTATCACATTACAGCTTATTTACAGGTCtccgttttgaaaaaaattgaacccGCCAGACCTCGGTTGAAGTTCCCGCTGCTGATTATGATGAGCCTTCCTTAGAGAAATTTCTCTAATccctcatttaaaaaaaattaagacacttgaatttaaaaatactatATAATAAAGTGGATAAAACTTTTCTGCTGTTTTCAAATGAGCAAACACAACTAAACATTTTGGTGACGTGGGGCCATACTCGATCTAGCCCTTGAGTCGCTTTATAAGAGAGTCGTCTGCTACGTTAGTCAATCAGCTGAATATTTTGACAGCGACAAGAGCCTATACGTTGCATTGAAAATCTATAGACGTGGCAAGTGAAATGGAGGAATTTAACGCTCTTCCACCGTTTTCTTCACCATCGGTAAGCAATTTGTgtaaaaaagttaatttagCTCAATGAGTCTTAACCATGTAACGTTCAGAATGAAGATTACTTGGTCTATGTCAGCGGGAAAATGGACAGCATCCCTTCCATTTCTAAACCTACAAATGGTGAAGGAAAGCCCGAATTCAATACTTTAGATGAACCAATCCGCCTGACAATAGTAAAGTTAATTTACCTTATTAGAAATTATACTGTATGATAACATTCAATTCTTATCAGGTACGTGATCTCAAGGCTGTAGGAACAAGTTCTTTCATTTACTTTACCCTCGTCAACAAACTTCTTTATTAACAGAATGTGAGTCTGTCCAAATAGATTTTAACTACAGTAAATAAATGTAACTTCCTATGCAGGGGACTTGTGGGGACCATTTATTTTGTGCACATTTATGGCATTGTAGTAAGTTGTAATCAGATTTAACGTAAGCCAATCAATCTCTCATGATGCAATTGAGCACTGAATAATCACTTGTATGCAGATTGCTACAGGGAAGAAGTGATAGTACTGATCACGATGGTGGGCCAGAATTTGCAGAagtgtttgttattgtttggGTTTATGCCATGGCTGTCACCACCAATACCAAATTACTAGGAGGAACAATGTAAGAACCTATTTTTGTACCAACCAAATCATGGCAAAATgatacaaattattttttgttttagatcaTTCTTTCAAATTGTATGCGTGTTGGGATATTGTGTATATTACAGACGATATTACAGACGAAAAATATTACCCGGCaacattgtaaaaaaaagagctgcagtGGCTTATTATTTCCCGCGTAAATAATCTCGTCTGCACTGAAATGTTCAGATCGTCACTCTGAATGTGCTCTCGTTTTCTATCTTGCAGTTGCAGATAAAAAGTaagttttgacttttttaaattgttatatCATATATTGCACAGCCTATAGCCTTTTTTTGGAGAGGCAATGGTTTTCTGAAACCATTTTATAGCTATGTTAATGCAAGCATTGTATATTAGCTTTGATTATTTTACACTCTGAtaggaattttcatttttgtatgATGGAATGGCAAAGTCAACAGTCAATTCCCCAGTCATTCTTATTAAGTGTACTGATGAGAGCCTTATCATCACTACAATGTGCAGTTTCTTCAAGCCTAAACTTAGTCTAGATAACATGGATTTGATCTACTGCATCTCTTTGTTGGATTCATGGATCCATAGTAAAAAGGTCATCGTATTCAGGTTATTCTATAGTTCTTGTTTTGTATTAAACTTGTATCTGTTTATTCTAACGATAAAATTTTTCATAGATGGACTAGTGAGGATGATAATAAAACCCCTTATGATTTCACCGATTATTCAATTCCAGAGAATTGTGATGGAAGTAAATTGATAATGAAGACTGGCTTCATTCTCCTTCACTGTGGTACGATAAATATCTACATTTACATTTTACTCTCATTTATTCCAaactttcatttgtttttattccgttATGTTTAGATGATGTTTCCAAAATTGCATTGGAAAGAGACAGAGCTATCATGGAAAATATTGATCAGACTAAAACAAGGCTTTCTTCAAAGGTAAAGCGTTCCCTTTGTTATCCAACAATGGTTCCAAGACCTGCTGGTTATACCCTTGATGATGAAGACGAGAATTGTGGTGATGATGGTGTTATAACTGATATATCACAGTCACAACCTCAACcttcaaagaaaagaacttATGCAGAATTGGACAAAGTATAGGCTAATactattttactttttgtcACGCATTCAATAATTGTAAgactaattctttttttttttaataaggaaAACACGGAACTACacagtaaaattcaaaaacatttctacAGAAATGAAGGAGCATGTTCTGGATTTGGgacacattttgaaaaattctacagCCCTACAGGCCTGTCTGTCGGCCTGCTTGTCTACTCTTAGTTGTGTGAGTAATGTTTATGTCTGTTCGTTAGAGCGCGTGATTATGCCTAACATTATGTGTCGTGTTTTGAAATACAAAGTCGAATTCAACTCAAAATTTTAacatgtttattttgttttatttgcccCACCCCCGCCTCAAGTTAACTGACAAAAACAAGTTAACTAAAATCGGTTTATTCCAAGCTAAATTTTATCACCTAGTTATTGGTTGAATTAACTAAGCTTGAAAAAAGCTAAAATAATTAAGCTTATTTTAAGCTGACCCTCAACAACTAAAAATCAGTTGATAAATGGAAGGATAATATCGTCCATTTTTAGCCTAAACTTTATCAGCTAATTGCAAGCTTGGCGGTCCAAATTGTCAAGCTAAGACAAGCTGGAAactagctgtttttttttgtaagggtcgctgtgttagtagggttGGGAATCTtatggggtaatggaatatttgcctctctacgtattatggaacCTCGtctgaaggttttaaagttgaatttttgtttgggtaacgcggatttcgaccgtggcacactatgaaaatcttacTATGACGAATTTCtacgaaacaaaatattctatcgtcatttcaacttACGTTTTTAGTTGGTGTCCAcgaataatgaagaaaatgaaaagctgCTGATGATCCGCGCTAATTTTTCCAGATACCGGCGACCCTCTTgttgcaggatatgttaatcgatgtccaatacactatttcaagtctttaaaatcaatgaatctattaagaaatgcatgaaggaaaagaaatagaaattatggttgatagaaaatcttccaggaactgaaaatcacaacttcaatgaatttgaaatgacgattctgattgttttacaaatgtcAAGggttttcttgttacaggatatggtaatcgatgtccaatatactatttcaagtctttaaaatcaatgaatctattaagacattcatgaaggaaaagaaatagaaataaagattgaaagaaatacttccaggaactgaaaataacaacttcaatgaattttaacaagcgatctcccactcaaccggactGAAATACCGTCTTTTTGGTGgaggtacttttcggatcgtaatccggaaaaggactttaaaaatccggactaggtctattctgttcagaatcgcaaggcgattccaacggaattaagtccggatttttatctttttccgttcacgagataatcacggttgaaaatcgtgaaatatcacgaaaacccaaagtctccccgttcgactacatcgcttttagccgtatattcggcttgtaaaaaaaaactaattgatacaaaatgtagccctttcatccctcttttagaatccaaaaggattttttataattctttgagatgtttgagatatcacgattttcgtgatacccccatttcgacaaatttttcaggcatttcatttggcgttgccgattgccgtatatgtgacttcgcccccactccttcgctttttccattgtttcctatgtatcaagtcccatctgtatcgatatacaaggccttgatacataggaaacagggaaaaagcgaaggagtggacaggaaagggggcgaaaagcacatatacggcaatcggcaacgccgaatgaaatgcctgaaaaatttgtcgaaatgggggtat
It includes:
- the LOC124342840 gene encoding uncharacterized protein LOC124342840 isoform X1 yields the protein MAKSTVNSPVILIKCTDESLIITTMCSFFKPKLSLDNMDLIYCISLLDSWIHSKKVIVFRWTSEDDNKTPYDFTDYSIPENCDGSKLIMKTGFILLHCDDVSKIALERDRAIMENIDQTKTRLSSKVKRSLCYPTMVPRPAGYTLDDEDENCGDDGVITDISQSQPQPSKKRTYAELDKENTELHSKIQKHFYRNEGACSGFGTHFEKFYSPTGLSVGLLVYS
- the LOC124342840 gene encoding uncharacterized protein LOC124342840 isoform X2, producing the protein MAKSTVNSPVILIKCTDESLIITTMCSFFKPKLSLDNMDLIYCISLLDSWIHSKKVIVFRWTSEDDNKTPYDFTDYSIPENCDGSKLIMKTGFILLHCDDVSKIALERDRAIMENIDQTKTRLSSKENTELHSKIQKHFYRNEGACSGFGTHFEKFYSPTGLSVGLLVYS